One stretch of Lachnospiraceae bacterium oral taxon 096 DNA includes these proteins:
- a CDS encoding DUF4981 domain-containing protein, which produces MEGFSYEIVKNPRIFKMNTLPAHSDHITYRSDEELDKKETSLRKSLNGLWKFFYAKSYKYAITGFEKKEYSCDDWDDISVPAHIQMEGYDRPQYVNVEYPWDGREEIAPPELPERFNPVASYAKEFVLPKQWEGERIFISFQGVESAFALWLNGEFIGYSEDSFTPSEFELTPSIQKENKLAVQVFKWSSSSWLEDQDFFRFSGIFRDVYLYTIPRAHIYDIKIEPTLDDKLKKATLDVEMKFEGLPWQANYVLSYKGKPVLMGSVDTQKVKRFRVNFDNPFLWSAEKPNLYDLKIQLFDDKNKVMEVIQEKVGFRKFVLDGGIMKLNGKRIVFKGVNRHEFSCDTGRVVAKEDVEKDVLMMKQNNINGIRTSHYPNGEHLYRLCDEQGLYMIAENNMESHGLWERTVQRNFDRAQILPGDNEEYLPMMLDRVNSAYQKDKNHPSILIWSCGNESFGGSVIQRMADRFRELDPHRLVHYEGIFWDRRYPNSSDMESQMYTSVANIEKFLREHKEKPLICCEYAHAMGNSNGALFKYTDLSDREPRYQGGFIWDFVDQTIRKKNRYGEEFMAYGGDFLDRPSDYNFSANGIVDGQRRAYAKMQEVKFNYQNITATFRNDQGSLFMKVKNKHLFTWTSEYDCTVTIECEGELLRKIVCPVDVAPLGEVEILLPLTLPKEAGEYTLNAYFTLKEDRAWARRGYEVAFGQGVFVVDGQKKKEEKKKKLTLIRGTYNVGIRGENFEVLFSYLQGGLVSYRYGGREMLEKKPRPNFWRAPVDNDRGNQMPFRYASWKSASLYQIFVPKNERARDLVEIEEKEEGIRLTFTYKLATEPVSMIDIAYTVSGDGSVKVEMTYDPILGVTPMPEFGMLFTLNADYDQITYYGRGPLENYCDRNQGARLGVFETTARENVENYIVPQETGNRTGVRWAKVTDKKGRGMRFSSDEMEFCATPYTPEQLEEASHPYELPKIHHTIVRCNWKQMGIGGDDSWGANTHDEYVLPNAMRIQFTFTFKGI; this is translated from the coding sequence ATGGAAGGTTTTTCTTATGAAATTGTTAAAAATCCTAGGATTTTTAAGATGAACACATTGCCAGCACATTCGGATCATATCACTTATCGTTCAGACGAAGAATTGGACAAAAAAGAGACCAGTTTGAGAAAAAGTTTAAATGGACTTTGGAAATTTTTCTATGCAAAATCGTATAAGTATGCAATTACAGGATTTGAAAAGAAAGAGTATTCATGCGATGATTGGGATGATATTTCGGTGCCAGCTCATATTCAAATGGAAGGCTATGATCGTCCACAATATGTCAATGTGGAGTATCCATGGGATGGAAGGGAAGAGATTGCTCCACCAGAGTTACCTGAGCGATTTAATCCTGTGGCTAGCTATGCCAAGGAATTTGTACTGCCCAAACAATGGGAGGGAGAGAGAATATTTATCTCTTTTCAGGGCGTGGAAAGTGCCTTTGCTCTCTGGCTCAATGGGGAGTTTATCGGATACAGTGAAGACAGCTTTACACCGTCAGAATTTGAACTCACACCGTCAATACAAAAGGAAAACAAATTGGCAGTTCAGGTGTTTAAGTGGAGTTCTTCGAGTTGGTTAGAAGATCAAGATTTTTTCCGATTTTCTGGAATTTTTCGTGATGTCTATCTCTATACGATTCCAAGAGCTCATATCTATGATATCAAGATTGAGCCAACACTTGATGATAAGTTAAAAAAAGCAACCCTTGATGTGGAGATGAAGTTTGAGGGACTTCCATGGCAGGCCAATTATGTCCTAAGTTATAAGGGAAAACCTGTTCTGATGGGCTCAGTGGATACGCAAAAGGTAAAGAGATTTCGAGTGAATTTTGATAATCCATTTCTTTGGAGTGCAGAAAAGCCCAATTTATATGATTTAAAGATTCAGCTATTTGATGACAAAAATAAAGTGATGGAAGTGATTCAGGAAAAAGTTGGTTTTCGCAAATTTGTGCTTGATGGGGGAATAATGAAACTCAATGGAAAGCGCATTGTGTTTAAAGGTGTCAATCGCCATGAATTTTCCTGTGATACAGGGCGAGTTGTTGCTAAGGAAGATGTAGAAAAAGATGTGTTGATGATGAAGCAAAATAACATCAATGGCATTCGAACTTCACATTATCCAAATGGTGAGCATCTCTATCGGCTCTGTGATGAGCAGGGATTGTATATGATTGCTGAAAATAATATGGAAAGTCATGGTCTTTGGGAGAGAACGGTGCAAAGAAATTTTGATCGAGCACAGATCTTGCCAGGAGATAATGAAGAGTATTTGCCGATGATGCTTGACCGTGTCAATTCGGCCTATCAAAAGGATAAAAATCACCCGTCCATCTTAATTTGGTCGTGTGGAAATGAATCTTTTGGGGGAAGCGTCATTCAAAGAATGGCGGATCGCTTTAGAGAACTTGACCCTCATCGCTTGGTGCACTACGAGGGAATATTTTGGGATCGGCGATATCCAAATTCATCGGATATGGAAAGCCAAATGTATACCAGTGTCGCCAATATTGAGAAATTTTTGAGAGAACACAAGGAAAAGCCGTTGATTTGTTGTGAGTATGCCCATGCAATGGGAAATTCTAATGGTGCATTGTTTAAATATACAGACCTTTCGGATCGGGAACCAAGATATCAGGGCGGATTTATTTGGGATTTTGTGGATCAAACCATTCGAAAGAAAAATCGCTATGGCGAGGAATTTATGGCCTATGGCGGAGACTTTTTGGACCGACCAAGTGACTACAATTTTTCAGCCAATGGCATTGTCGATGGACAAAGAAGAGCCTATGCCAAGATGCAGGAAGTAAAATTTAATTATCAAAATATTACGGCCACATTTCGAAATGACCAAGGCAGTCTCTTTATGAAGGTGAAAAACAAGCATTTATTTACATGGACATCGGAATATGATTGCACAGTGACCATAGAATGTGAAGGGGAGCTATTGAGAAAAATTGTTTGTCCTGTGGATGTTGCCCCTCTTGGAGAAGTGGAGATTTTGTTGCCATTGACGCTTCCAAAGGAGGCAGGAGAGTACACACTGAATGCCTATTTTACATTAAAAGAGGATAGAGCTTGGGCAAGGAGAGGATATGAAGTGGCCTTTGGACAGGGTGTATTTGTCGTCGATGGTCAGAAAAAGAAGGAGGAGAAAAAGAAGAAGTTAACCCTAATTCGTGGAACATACAATGTGGGAATTCGTGGAGAAAACTTTGAAGTGCTCTTTTCCTATTTGCAGGGCGGATTAGTGTCCTATCGCTATGGCGGAAGAGAAATGTTGGAGAAAAAACCAAGACCTAATTTTTGGAGGGCACCAGTTGACAATGACAGGGGAAATCAAATGCCATTTCGCTATGCAAGTTGGAAGAGTGCAAGTCTTTATCAAATCTTTGTGCCAAAAAATGAGAGGGCAAGAGACTTAGTAGAAATTGAGGAAAAAGAAGAGGGCATTCGCTTGACCTTTACCTATAAGTTGGCCACAGAACCAGTAAGTATGATTGACATTGCCTATACCGTGAGCGGGGATGGAAGTGTAAAAGTAGAGATGACATATGATCCTATTCTAGGTGTTACGCCAATGCCTGAATTTGGTATGCTCTTTACTTTAAATGCAGATTATGATCAGATCACCTATTATGGAAGAGGACCGCTAGAAAATTATTGCGACCGAAATCAAGGGGCAAGACTTGGCGTGTTTGAGACGACAGCAAGAGAAAATGTGGAAAATTATATTGTACCACAGGAGACAGGAAATCGCACAGGTGTGCGCTGGGCCAAGGTGACAGATAAAAAGGGCAGGGGAATGAGATTTAGTTCCGACGAAATGGAATTTTGTGCCACACCATATACTCCAGAGCAACTAGAGGAAGCGAGTCATCCGTATGAATTGCCTAAAATTCATCATACCATTGTTCGGTGTAATTGGAAACAGATGGGAATTGGCGGAGATGATAGCTGGGGGGCCAATACCCATGATGAATATGTCCTGCCAAATGCAATGAGAATCCAATTTACCTTTACTTTTAAGGGAATATAA
- a CDS encoding DUF3793 family protein: protein MPPEVIVRSLKAGRKSGNAELRFIMQSAPVLKGLKTSNMLFLTDAELGLLIGELRESGLHIFMLYSTNERHLVLIYREAQLKQYIQTDEVRSFLNGYGYQGADLHRCLLILKERIQFFYGVRNIFPHEIGVFLGYPLCDVLGFIKHHGERCLCSGYWKVYDHMSSTKELFFAFDQAREEAMQEWFAGKKMREIICRNENI from the coding sequence ATGCCCCCAGAAGTGATTGTTCGAAGCTTAAAAGCAGGAAGAAAGAGCGGAAACGCAGAGCTTCGCTTTATTATGCAGAGTGCACCCGTCTTAAAGGGATTGAAAACATCCAATATGCTCTTTTTGACCGATGCAGAATTGGGACTTCTCATTGGGGAATTGCGTGAGTCGGGATTACATATTTTTATGTTGTATTCGACAAACGAGAGGCATCTGGTGCTCATTTATCGAGAGGCACAGCTAAAGCAATATATTCAAACAGATGAAGTTCGATCTTTTTTGAATGGCTATGGCTATCAAGGTGCAGACTTACATCGATGTCTTTTGATATTAAAAGAAAGAATTCAATTCTTTTATGGTGTGAGAAATATTTTTCCACATGAAATCGGTGTATTTTTGGGTTACCCGCTGTGTGATGTGTTGGGATTTATCAAGCATCATGGTGAGCGATGTCTGTGCAGTGGTTACTGGAAGGTGTATGACCATATGTCAAGTACAAAGGAACTCTTCTTTGCCTTTGATCAAGCAAGAGAAGAGGCCATGCAAGAATGGTTTGCAGGTAAGAAAATGAGAGAGATTATCTGCAGAAATGAAAATATCTAG
- a CDS encoding flavodoxin, translated as MEKVYVVYWSQTGNTEAMANMLKSGVEAAGATAELLEASNADADTLAQASGFAIGCPAMGAEELEDSVVEPLVEALESKVAGKNLVLFGSYDWGDGEWMRTWVDRMKAAGANIVGGEGIIANNEPDAEAEKALKAAGEALAKL; from the coding sequence ATGGAAAAAGTTTATGTTGTATATTGGAGCCAGACAGGAAATACAGAAGCAATGGCAAATATGCTAAAGAGTGGAGTTGAGGCAGCAGGTGCAACAGCTGAGCTTTTAGAGGCCTCAAATGCAGATGCGGACACATTGGCACAAGCAAGTGGCTTTGCTATTGGTTGTCCAGCAATGGGTGCAGAAGAGCTTGAGGATTCCGTGGTAGAACCTTTAGTAGAAGCCTTAGAGAGCAAGGTGGCTGGAAAGAATTTAGTTCTTTTTGGATCCTATGACTGGGGCGATGGAGAATGGATGCGCACTTGGGTTGACCGCATGAAGGCAGCAGGTGCAAATATTGTCGGCGGTGAAGGCATTATCGCAAACAATGAGCCAGATGCAGAGGCAGAGAAAGCGTTAAAGGCTGCTGGTGAGGCATTGGCAAAGTTATAG
- a CDS encoding arsenate reductase family protein produces MLFVEYPKCSTCKKAKQWLLENGFSFEDRDIKLDNPRAEEIEKWHKRSQMPLKKFFNTSGLVYKSLGLKDKLPNMSEKEMYAILATDGMLLKCPIVVTEDKVFVGFKVDEWEKGLKS; encoded by the coding sequence ATGTTATTTGTAGAATATCCAAAGTGTTCGACATGCAAAAAGGCAAAGCAGTGGCTTTTGGAAAATGGATTTTCATTTGAAGATCGGGATATTAAATTAGATAATCCAAGGGCAGAGGAAATTGAAAAATGGCATAAAAGGAGTCAGATGCCACTAAAGAAGTTTTTTAATACCAGTGGTTTAGTCTACAAAAGTCTGGGATTAAAGGACAAGTTGCCCAATATGAGTGAGAAAGAGATGTATGCGATATTGGCAACAGATGGAATGCTTTTGAAGTGTCCCATCGTTGTGACAGAGGACAAGGTTTTCGTAGGATTTAAGGTTGATGAATGGGAGAAGGGGTTAAAAAGTTAG
- a CDS encoding aminotransferase class V-fold PLP-dependent enzyme codes for MEDQKRAPIYEALQALRRKRVVPFDVPGHKRGRGNPELVKLLGEQCVGLDVNSMKPLDNLCHPVSIIRDAENLTAEAFGAAHAFLMVGGTTSAVQSMILSVCKAGDEIILPRNVHKSAINALVLCGARPVYVEMSVQDRIGIALGMENEKLKAAIKKHPHAVAVLVNNPTYYGICSDLKEIVQIAHQHQMKVLVDEAHGTHLSFHEELPISAMQAGADMAAISMHKSGGSLTQSSILLTGKEMNPEHIRQIINLTQTTSASYLLLSSLDISRRNLALRGRESFDKVMMMAEYARNEINQIGGYYAYGRELVDGKSVYDFDVTKLSVHTQGIGLTGIEVYDLLRDEYDIQIEFGDIGNILAYISIGDRIQDIERLVGALADIRRLYQRDGKDLIGGEYIQPEVILSPQEAFYRPRKMLPIKESAGNVCGEFAMCYPPGIPILAPGELITQEIVEYILFAKDRGCSLQGTEDPNVEYLNVIER; via the coding sequence ATGGAAGACCAAAAGAGAGCGCCAATTTATGAGGCATTGCAGGCATTGAGAAGAAAGAGAGTGGTTCCCTTTGATGTGCCAGGGCATAAGAGAGGAAGAGGAAACCCGGAGTTAGTAAAATTACTTGGGGAGCAATGTGTTGGATTAGATGTCAACTCGATGAAGCCCCTAGATAATTTATGCCATCCAGTTTCCATTATTAGAGATGCAGAAAATTTGACAGCAGAAGCTTTTGGGGCAGCACATGCCTTTTTGATGGTGGGAGGAACAACATCAGCAGTGCAAAGTATGATTTTAAGTGTCTGCAAAGCAGGTGATGAAATTATTTTGCCAAGAAATGTGCATAAATCAGCCATCAATGCTCTTGTTTTATGTGGTGCAAGACCTGTGTATGTGGAAATGAGTGTTCAAGACAGAATTGGCATTGCCTTAGGTATGGAAAATGAAAAGTTAAAGGCGGCCATCAAAAAGCATCCACATGCGGTGGCTGTGCTGGTCAATAATCCAACCTATTATGGTATTTGTTCGGACTTGAAAGAAATCGTGCAAATTGCACATCAGCATCAGATGAAGGTGTTGGTGGATGAGGCTCATGGCACGCATTTAAGTTTTCATGAGGAACTACCAATTTCTGCGATGCAGGCGGGAGCGGATATGGCGGCAATTTCTATGCACAAGTCGGGGGGAAGTCTGACGCAGAGCTCGATCCTATTGACGGGAAAAGAGATGAATCCAGAACATATCCGACAGATTATTAATTTGACGCAGACAACGAGTGCATCCTATCTTCTTTTGTCTAGTTTAGATATTTCTAGGAGAAATTTAGCATTGCGTGGTCGGGAATCCTTTGATAAGGTGATGATGATGGCCGAGTATGCAAGAAATGAAATCAATCAAATCGGTGGATATTATGCCTATGGCAGAGAACTTGTCGATGGAAAGAGTGTATATGATTTTGATGTCACGAAGTTATCTGTGCACACACAGGGGATTGGCTTGACAGGAATTGAAGTCTATGATCTGTTGCGCGATGAGTATGACATTCAAATTGAATTTGGCGATATTGGAAATATTTTGGCTTATATTTCGATTGGAGATCGGATTCAGGATATTGAGCGATTAGTTGGTGCACTGGCAGATATTCGAAGATTGTATCAAAGAGATGGAAAGGATTTGATTGGGGGAGAGTATATTCAGCCAGAGGTTATCCTCTCACCACAGGAGGCATTTTATCGTCCGAGAAAGATGTTACCAATCAAAGAAAGTGCAGGAAATGTCTGTGGTGAATTTGCCATGTGCTATCCACCAGGAATTCCAATTCTAGCACCAGGAGAGTTGATCACACAAGAAATTGTAGAATATATTTTGTTTGCGAAGGACAGGGGATGTTCTTTGCAGGGAACAGAAGATCCAAATGTAGAATATTTGAATGTCATTGAGAGGTAA
- the speE gene encoding polyamine aminopropyltransferase, whose protein sequence is MEMWFSELHTENVKLSIRTDKQLFSGQSDFQRIDVFTSLEFGKVLTLNGNILFSEADEFVYNEMVVHVPMSVHPNAKKVLIIGGVDGGVAREFAHYPEIEEIDIVDPDHMLFDVCKQFFPETATGLEDPRVKIFYEDGLRFLRKYNNEYDIIINDATDPFGYTEGLFTKEFYGAGYRALKEDGIMVYQHGSPFYDEDEAACRSMHRKAYRSFPISRVYQAHIPTCPSGYWLFGFASKKYHPLKDFDGKKWKEKNIKTWYYSANLHQGAFMLPRYVEELLEEEESR, encoded by the coding sequence ATGGAGATGTGGTTTTCAGAGTTGCACACCGAAAATGTGAAACTTTCTATTCGAACAGATAAACAGCTGTTTTCAGGACAGAGTGACTTTCAAAGGATTGATGTATTTACATCCCTAGAATTTGGCAAGGTGTTGACGTTAAATGGCAATATTTTATTTTCTGAGGCAGATGAATTTGTGTACAATGAAATGGTTGTACATGTGCCAATGAGCGTCCATCCCAATGCAAAAAAGGTATTAATTATTGGTGGAGTGGATGGGGGGGTGGCCAGAGAGTTTGCCCACTATCCAGAAATTGAAGAGATTGATATTGTCGATCCTGACCATATGCTCTTTGATGTTTGCAAGCAATTTTTTCCAGAGACGGCTACAGGCTTAGAAGATCCAAGGGTAAAGATTTTTTATGAAGATGGTTTGCGATTTCTAAGAAAATACAATAATGAGTATGATATCATTATCAATGATGCCACAGACCCATTTGGCTATACAGAGGGGCTTTTTACTAAGGAATTTTATGGTGCAGGATATCGAGCTCTCAAGGAAGATGGCATTATGGTCTATCAGCATGGCAGTCCGTTTTATGATGAAGATGAGGCGGCGTGCCGAAGTATGCACAGAAAGGCCTATCGAAGTTTTCCAATTAGCCGTGTCTATCAAGCCCATATTCCAACCTGCCCATCAGGATATTGGCTCTTTGGATTTGCATCCAAAAAATATCATCCACTGAAAGATTTTGATGGCAAGAAATGGAAGGAAAAAAATATTAAAACTTGGTATTATTCTGCAAATTTGCATCAAGGGGCATTTATGCTTCCTAGATATGTAGAGGAATTATTAGAAGAGGAGGAAAGTAGATGA
- a CDS encoding saccharopine dehydrogenase family protein — MSRVLIIGCGGVARVAIAKCTQVSDVFSEIMIASRTKKKCDELKKELEAKTTTKIQTAQVDADNVEELVQLIESYQPDAVLNVALPYQDLTIMQACLKTKVDYIDTANYEAEDTQDPEWRKVYEKRCRELGFTAYFDYSWQWKYKEEFEKAGITALLGSGFDPGVTSVFSAYALKHYFDEIHTIDILDCNGGDHGYPFATNFNPEINLREVSAPGSYWEDGKWIEVDAMSIKREYDFPQVGMKDMYLLHHEEIESLAKNIPGIRRIRFFMTFGQSYLTHMKCLENVGMLSTEPIEFQGQKIVPIQFLKALLPDPASLGPRTVGKTNIGCIFTGVKDGKERTIYIYNVCDHQECYKEVGSQAISYTTGVPAMIGTMMVVTNKWKKAGVFNVEEFDPDPFMEALNTYGLPWVVDENPKIVE, encoded by the coding sequence ATGAGTAGAGTATTGATTATTGGTTGTGGTGGTGTTGCGAGAGTGGCTATTGCAAAATGCACACAGGTATCCGATGTTTTTTCTGAAATTATGATTGCAAGTCGAACAAAGAAAAAATGTGACGAGTTAAAGAAAGAGTTAGAGGCAAAGACAACGACAAAAATTCAAACTGCACAGGTGGACGCAGATAATGTGGAGGAACTTGTTCAACTGATTGAGAGCTATCAGCCAGATGCCGTACTCAATGTTGCCTTGCCATATCAGGATTTGACAATTATGCAGGCTTGTTTGAAGACAAAGGTCGATTACATCGACACAGCAAATTATGAGGCAGAGGATACACAGGATCCTGAGTGGAGAAAGGTGTATGAAAAAAGATGTAGAGAGCTTGGCTTTACGGCTTATTTTGACTATTCTTGGCAGTGGAAGTACAAGGAAGAGTTTGAAAAGGCAGGAATCACAGCACTACTGGGAAGTGGCTTTGATCCAGGGGTAACCAGCGTATTTTCTGCCTATGCACTTAAGCACTATTTTGATGAGATTCATACCATTGATATTTTGGATTGCAATGGTGGAGACCACGGATATCCATTTGCAACTAATTTTAATCCGGAGATTAATTTGAGAGAGGTTTCTGCACCAGGATCCTATTGGGAAGATGGAAAATGGATTGAGGTAGATGCAATGAGCATCAAGAGAGAGTATGATTTTCCACAAGTGGGAATGAAGGATATGTATTTATTGCACCATGAAGAAATTGAATCCTTGGCAAAAAATATTCCAGGAATTCGCCGTATTCGCTTCTTTATGACCTTTGGACAGAGCTATCTCACCCATATGAAATGTCTGGAAAATGTCGGAATGCTTTCTACAGAGCCGATTGAATTTCAGGGGCAAAAGATTGTGCCAATTCAATTTTTAAAAGCACTCCTTCCTGACCCAGCATCTCTAGGGCCAAGAACGGTGGGAAAGACCAACATTGGTTGTATCTTTACTGGGGTAAAGGATGGAAAGGAGAGAACCATCTATATCTACAATGTGTGTGACCATCAAGAGTGCTACAAGGAAGTTGGCTCTCAGGCAATTTCTTACACCACAGGTGTCCCAGCGATGATTGGAACAATGATGGTTGTCACAAACAAATGGAAGAAAGCGGGTGTCTTTAATGTGGAAGAATTTGATCCAGATCCATTTATGGAGGCATTAAATACCTATGGTTTGCCTTGGGTTGTCGATGAAAACCCAAAGATTGTGGAGTAG
- the nspC gene encoding carboxynorspermidine decarboxylase, producing MRIEELQTPCYVIDKRQLEENLKILREVADEAGCKILLAQKAYSCYDTYPLIAKYLDGTTASGLFEARLGYEKMGKENHIFSPAYKEKEFDEIVQICDHILFNSIAQVNKFKDRLRGRSAGLRINPECSTQEGHAIYDPCAPGSRLGVTIKNFDESVLDVIDGLHFHTLCEQNSDDLVKTLLAVEEKFGRYLHRVKWLNFGGGHHITRKDYDRQTLIEQIQRVKKKYGVEVYVEPGEAIALNAGYLVTEVLEKVNNGITTLILDASAACHMPDVLEMPYRPPLRDGFLPEEKPFCYRLSSVTCLAGDVIGDYSFEKEVHIGDKLYFEDMAIYSMVKNNTFNGMPLPSIALMDEEGECEVIKEFGYMDFAQRLGGKYGNT from the coding sequence ATGAGAATAGAAGAATTGCAGACCCCTTGCTATGTCATTGACAAGAGGCAATTGGAAGAAAATCTAAAAATTTTAAGAGAGGTCGCCGACGAAGCAGGTTGTAAGATTTTGTTGGCACAAAAGGCATATTCTTGCTATGATACCTATCCTCTAATTGCCAAGTACCTAGATGGGACGACGGCAAGTGGACTTTTTGAGGCAAGGCTTGGCTATGAAAAAATGGGCAAGGAAAATCATATTTTTTCACCAGCTTATAAGGAGAAGGAATTTGATGAAATTGTTCAAATTTGTGATCACATCCTCTTTAATTCGATTGCACAGGTCAATAAGTTTAAGGATCGATTGCGGGGAAGAAGTGCAGGGCTAAGAATTAATCCAGAGTGCTCAACCCAAGAGGGGCATGCCATTTATGATCCCTGTGCACCAGGTTCGAGACTAGGTGTGACGATCAAAAACTTTGATGAGAGTGTATTGGATGTCATTGATGGATTGCATTTTCATACATTGTGTGAGCAAAATAGCGATGATCTGGTGAAGACACTATTGGCGGTCGAAGAAAAGTTTGGAAGGTACTTACATAGAGTGAAATGGCTCAATTTTGGTGGAGGTCATCACATTACAAGAAAAGACTATGACCGACAGACATTGATTGAGCAAATCCAGAGAGTGAAGAAAAAATATGGTGTAGAGGTCTATGTAGAGCCAGGGGAGGCCATTGCCCTCAATGCAGGATATTTGGTGACGGAAGTTCTTGAAAAGGTGAACAATGGCATTACCACGCTTATTTTAGATGCTTCTGCTGCCTGTCATATGCCGGATGTATTGGAAATGCCCTATCGCCCACCACTTCGAGATGGATTTTTGCCAGAAGAAAAACCGTTTTGCTATCGACTTTCTTCCGTAACTTGTCTTGCGGGAGATGTGATTGGAGATTATTCATTTGAAAAAGAAGTCCATATCGGAGATAAATTATATTTTGAAGATATGGCAATCTACTCGATGGTCAAGAATAATACCTTTAATGGAATGCCTCTGCCCTCCATTGCCCTAATGGATGAAGAGGGAGAATGTGAAGTGATTAAGGAATTCGGATATATGGATTTTGCACAGAGACTGGGGGGAAAGTATGGCAACACCTAG
- the aguA gene encoding agmatine deiminase, producing the protein MATPRQLGYFMPAEFEKHHGCIMIWPVREGSWRNQAKLAKEKFVEIARHIAKSEKVYMLADALHFDEARRMLPSEIEVWKVENNDAWARDTAPTFVVNQKKDLGGVDWKFNAWGGAVDGLYAHYQEDDALAKQCIDRLGARYFDAHPFVLEGGSIHVDGEGTAIVTETCLLSAGRNPNLSKEEIEKQLREYLGVEKVIWLPFGIFHDETNEHVDNVCAFVCPGEVVLAWCEDKDDPQYAMSQADALVLESERDARGRKIKVHRLPVPKKKVCIRRDELEGFSYEEGEQTREEGERLAASYVNFYISNGAVLLPQFQDENDQVAVKLLSELFPTREVIPIQAREILLGGGNIHCITQQIPQFQKG; encoded by the coding sequence ATGGCAACACCTAGACAATTAGGGTATTTTATGCCAGCAGAATTTGAAAAACATCACGGCTGCATCATGATTTGGCCAGTGCGAGAGGGCTCGTGGCGGAATCAGGCAAAATTAGCGAAGGAAAAATTCGTAGAAATTGCAAGACATATTGCAAAATCGGAAAAAGTGTATATGCTCGCCGATGCCCTTCACTTTGATGAGGCAAGGAGAATGTTGCCAAGTGAAATTGAAGTGTGGAAGGTAGAAAACAATGATGCTTGGGCAAGAGATACCGCTCCGACATTTGTTGTCAATCAAAAAAAAGATTTGGGCGGAGTGGATTGGAAATTTAATGCTTGGGGTGGAGCAGTCGATGGCTTGTATGCCCACTATCAAGAAGATGATGCTTTAGCTAAGCAATGTATCGATCGCTTGGGGGCAAGGTATTTTGATGCTCATCCCTTTGTGTTAGAAGGTGGATCCATTCATGTCGACGGAGAAGGCACGGCCATAGTAACCGAGACTTGTCTGTTGAGTGCAGGGAGAAATCCTAATTTGAGCAAAGAAGAGATTGAAAAGCAGTTGAGGGAATACCTGGGCGTTGAGAAGGTGATTTGGCTTCCTTTTGGCATTTTTCATGATGAGACCAATGAGCATGTGGACAATGTGTGTGCTTTTGTTTGTCCTGGGGAGGTCGTTCTTGCCTGGTGTGAGGACAAAGATGATCCGCAATATGCAATGAGCCAGGCGGATGCATTGGTTTTAGAGAGCGAGAGGGATGCCAGAGGAAGAAAAATTAAGGTACATCGTCTTCCGGTGCCAAAGAAAAAGGTCTGCATTCGAAGGGATGAACTGGAGGGCTTTTCTTATGAAGAAGGCGAGCAGACAAGAGAAGAAGGCGAGAGACTTGCGGCAAGTTATGTCAATTTTTATATCTCTAATGGAGCTGTTTTATTGCCACAATTTCAGGATGAAAATGACCAAGTGGCCGTAAAGTTACTTTCTGAATTATTTCCAACAAGAGAAGTGATTCCTATTCAAGCGAGGGAAATCTTACTTGGTGGAGGGAATATTCATTGTATCACACAGCAAATTCCTCAATTTCAGAAAGGATAG